A window of Borrelia sp. A-FGy1 contains these coding sequences:
- the gpmA gene encoding 2,3-diphosphoglycerate-dependent phosphoglycerate mutase — MYKLVLVRHGESEWNKENLFTGWTDVKLSEKGITEALNGGKVLKQEGYSFDIAFSSVLVRANDTLNIILSELGQSYIDVEKSWRLNERHYGALQGLNKSDMAAKYGEHKVLVWRRSYDVSPMPLEETDKRHPIHDLRYRNIPKSALPSTECLKDTVARVIPYWTDKISKAVLEGKRVIIAAHGNSLRALVKYLDNMSEDSILRLNIPTGIPLVYELDENLMPIKNYYLGDKDKIKAAMESVANQGKLG; from the coding sequence ATGTATAAGTTAGTTTTAGTTCGACATGGGGAGAGTGAATGGAACAAAGAAAATCTTTTTACAGGTTGGACTGATGTTAAGCTTTCTGAAAAAGGTATTACTGAAGCTTTGAATGGGGGTAAGGTACTTAAACAAGAAGGTTATTCTTTTGATATTGCTTTTAGTTCAGTATTAGTAAGAGCAAATGACACTTTAAATATTATTTTGAGTGAATTAGGTCAATCTTACATTGATGTAGAGAAATCTTGGAGGCTTAATGAAAGGCATTATGGAGCTTTGCAGGGGTTGAATAAATCTGATATGGCTGCAAAGTATGGAGAACATAAAGTATTAGTTTGGAGACGTAGTTATGATGTATCTCCTATGCCTTTGGAAGAGACTGATAAGAGGCATCCAATACATGATTTAAGATATAGAAATATTCCTAAAAGTGCACTTCCTTCGACAGAATGTTTAAAGGATACTGTAGCTAGAGTTATTCCTTATTGGACAGATAAGATTTCTAAAGCTGTACTTGAGGGCAAGAGAGTTATTATAGCTGCTCATGGCAATTCTTTAAGAGCGCTTGTCAAATATCTTGATAATATGAGTGAAGACAGTATTTTAAGGCTTAATATTCCCACTGGTATTCCTTTGGTTTATGAACTTGATGAGAATTTAATGCCTATTAAAAATTATTACTTGGGCGATAAAGATAAGATCAAGGCAGCTATGGAATCTGTTGCTAATCAAGGAAAATTAGGCTAA
- a CDS encoding DUF192 domain-containing protein gives MKDFFFFFVLIFCVSCVEHIYDKEISINNAKFFVKVAADDFSRTKGYKGTKNINEINGILFMFNKEKNLSFWMKDTPIPLEIAYIDSRGIIKEIYKLVPFSEKNVISKYKVKYALEVPEGSFAKFKINVGDIVEFNFDINSIRIE, from the coding sequence ATGAAGGATTTTTTTTTCTTTTTTGTTTTAATTTTTTGTGTATCTTGTGTAGAACATATTTACGATAAGGAAATTAGCATTAATAATGCTAAATTTTTTGTTAAAGTTGCAGCGGATGATTTTAGCAGAACTAAGGGTTACAAGGGGACAAAGAATATAAATGAAATCAATGGTATACTTTTTATGTTTAATAAGGAAAAAAATTTATCTTTTTGGATGAAAGATACTCCTATTCCATTAGAGATTGCATATATTGATTCTAGAGGGATTATTAAGGAAATTTACAAATTAGTCCCATTTTCAGAAAAAAACGTAATTTCTAAATACAAAGTTAAATATGCGCTTGAGGTACCAGAAGGTTCTTTTGCTAAATTTAAAATTAATGTGGGTGATATAGTTGAATTCAATTTTGATATTAATTCTATAAGAATAGAGTAA
- the era gene encoding GTPase Era, producing the protein MKSGFVAIIGRPSTGKSTLLNSICEQQISIISSKPQTTRNKIKGIFKDKKGQIILIDTPGFHLSKKKFNIALMNNVYSSIIESDLLLYIIDVQDEPADEENEILKIIIKSKVIFLVVINKIDIKKTKAKEIMLFLENKGIKKENIIKISAEKKINIEKLKNKIYENLKEGPLYYPEEYYTDQKIDLRISEIIREVTIKNLKKELPYSLYVDIDTLEEKRRSLFIKANIIVAGESQKGIIVGKGGKGIKTIGENARKKISEILEKRCNLFLQVKLKKNWNKETKLIKRIIN; encoded by the coding sequence ATGAAATCAGGCTTTGTAGCAATAATAGGTAGACCCTCAACAGGGAAATCTACTCTTTTAAATTCAATATGTGAACAGCAAATATCAATTATCTCATCTAAGCCACAAACTACTAGAAATAAAATAAAAGGAATATTTAAAGATAAAAAAGGCCAGATTATTCTTATAGATACTCCGGGATTTCATTTAAGCAAAAAAAAGTTCAACATAGCTCTAATGAACAACGTATACTCTTCAATAATAGAGTCAGACTTACTCCTTTATATTATTGACGTTCAAGATGAACCTGCTGATGAAGAAAATGAGATTTTAAAAATAATTATTAAATCCAAAGTCATTTTTCTAGTAGTAATAAACAAAATTGATATTAAAAAAACAAAGGCAAAAGAAATAATGTTATTTTTAGAAAACAAAGGCATTAAGAAAGAAAATATTATTAAAATATCAGCAGAGAAGAAAATTAATATTGAAAAACTCAAAAATAAGATTTACGAAAATTTAAAAGAAGGGCCACTTTACTATCCAGAAGAATATTATACAGACCAAAAAATAGATTTAAGAATTAGTGAAATAATTAGAGAAGTTACAATTAAAAACCTTAAAAAAGAATTACCATATTCTTTATATGTAGATATCGACACTTTAGAAGAAAAAAGGCGAAGTCTTTTTATTAAAGCAAATATTATTGTAGCTGGAGAGAGTCAAAAGGGAATAATAGTTGGTAAAGGAGGAAAAGGAATAAAAACAATCGGAGAAAATGCTAGAAAAAAGATATCAGAAATACTGGAAAAGCGATGTAATCTGTTTTTACAAGTAAAACTAAAGAAAAACTGGAATAAAGAAACCAAACTAATTAAAAGAATAATAAATTAG
- the lysS gene encoding lysine--tRNA ligase, producing the protein MKIAHWADFYAKKIIEEKGKKDRYTVASGITPSGTVHIGNFREVISVDLVARALKDMGQNVRFIYSWDNYDVFRKVPKNMPNQELLTTYLRQAITRVPDTKTNESSYAKANEVEFANYLPIVGINPEFIDQSLKYMSSDYSSQIKLALDHKEEIAQALNEHRTTKLEDSWYPISVFCTKCNRDTTNVESYDKCYCIEYYCTCGNKESLDLRKTWAVKLPWRIDWPMRWKYENVDFEPAGKDHHSSGGSFDTSIKIVKILGGTVPITFQYDFITIKGRGGKISSSSGDVISLKDVLEIYTPEVTRFLFASTKPNIEFSISFDLDVIKIYEDYDKFERVYYGIDKIKENKKEAFKRIYELSQTKLPDKEIPYQIGFRHLSVLCQIFEGDKEKILKYLKDVQECQKQKLINKIECAFNWVKTYAPEDFKFSLRFNFNNIEPLKDNNKEAVKQLLEFLKNDFENLNEKNIQNEIYNIARNHNIEPPLFFKQIYNILINKDKGPKLAGFIKIIGITKFEEIVKHFI; encoded by the coding sequence ATGAAAATAGCTCACTGGGCAGATTTTTATGCAAAAAAAATAATAGAAGAAAAAGGCAAAAAGGATAGGTATACAGTTGCATCTGGTATTACTCCATCAGGCACTGTACATATTGGAAATTTTAGAGAAGTAATTTCTGTTGACCTTGTAGCAAGAGCTTTAAAGGATATGGGTCAAAATGTGAGATTTATATATTCTTGGGATAACTATGATGTATTTAGAAAAGTACCTAAGAATATGCCAAATCAAGAATTACTTACAACCTATTTGAGGCAAGCTATAACAAGAGTTCCTGATACAAAAACCAATGAATCAAGCTATGCAAAAGCAAACGAAGTTGAATTTGCAAATTACTTACCCATTGTAGGAATTAATCCAGAATTCATAGATCAATCACTAAAATATATGTCAAGTGATTATTCAAGTCAAATTAAACTTGCATTAGATCATAAAGAAGAAATAGCACAAGCTTTAAATGAGCATAGAACAACAAAACTTGAAGACAGTTGGTATCCCATTAGCGTCTTTTGCACTAAGTGCAATAGAGATACTACAAATGTAGAAAGTTATGATAAATGTTATTGTATTGAATATTACTGTACATGCGGAAATAAAGAATCTCTCGATCTGAGAAAAACATGGGCAGTAAAACTTCCTTGGAGAATTGACTGGCCAATGCGGTGGAAATATGAAAATGTTGATTTCGAGCCTGCTGGAAAAGACCATCATAGTAGTGGAGGAAGTTTTGATACCTCAATAAAAATTGTAAAAATTTTGGGAGGAACTGTTCCTATAACATTTCAATACGACTTTATAACAATCAAGGGACGTGGCGGTAAAATATCCTCATCCTCTGGCGATGTTATATCTCTGAAAGATGTTCTTGAAATATATACTCCTGAAGTAACAAGATTTTTATTTGCATCAACAAAACCTAATATAGAATTTTCAATATCATTTGACCTTGATGTAATAAAAATATATGAAGATTACGATAAATTTGAAAGAGTGTACTATGGAATAGATAAAATTAAAGAAAATAAAAAAGAAGCTTTTAAGAGAATTTATGAATTATCTCAGACAAAATTACCAGATAAGGAAATTCCTTATCAAATTGGATTTAGACACTTAAGTGTACTTTGTCAAATTTTTGAAGGAGATAAAGAAAAGATTTTAAAATATTTAAAGGATGTACAAGAATGCCAAAAACAAAAGCTTATTAATAAAATTGAATGCGCCTTCAACTGGGTAAAAACCTATGCACCTGAAGACTTTAAATTTTCACTAAGATTTAATTTTAATAATATAGAACCCTTAAAAGACAATAATAAAGAAGCAGTAAAACAATTATTAGAATTTTTGAAAAATGACTTTGAAAATCTAAATGAAAAAAATATTCAAAATGAAATCTATAACATCGCAAGAAATCATAATATTGAACCTCCTTTATTCTTCAAGCAAATTTATAATATACTAATTAATAAAGATAAAGGACCAAAATTAGCAGGATTTATTAAAATTATTGGTATCACAAAATTTGAAGAAATTGTAAAACACTTCATTTAA